One window from the genome of Salvia splendens isolate huo1 chromosome 9, SspV2, whole genome shotgun sequence encodes:
- the LOC121748637 gene encoding remorin 4.2-like, protein MLNEQRARNNTHNQDNSDESSTMRDIHALTPPPSSSLSMASSASGENFTTISREFNALVLAGSRFRADQNQTGPDLAGLGRHSAEPLETNPLAIVLDPNPLQSPPPPREVATVQRVKKEEAETKINAWQNAKIAKINNRFKREETVINGWEDKQVHKSSSWMKHVERNIEEKREKALEKMRNDIAKAHRKAEEKRASAEGKRGTKIARVLEIATFMRAMGRAPSKRSFF, encoded by the exons ATGTTGAACGAGCAAAGAGCGAGAAACAACACTCACAATCAAGACAACTCCGATGAATCATCGACCATGAGAGACATCCACGCCTTGACGCCGCCGCCGTCGTCATCTCTATCCATGGCGTCGTCAGCCTCCGGCGAGAATTTCACCACCATCAGCCGCGAGTTCAACGCCCTAGTCCTGGCCGGCTCTCGCTTCCGAGCTGACCAGAACCAGACCGGACCCGACCTGGCCGGCTTGGGCCGCCACTCGGCCGAGCCGCTCGAGACCAACCCCTTAGCCATCGTCCTCGATCCCAATCCGCTGCagtcgccaccgccgccgcgaGAGGTGGCGACGGTGCAGCGAGTGAAGAAGGAGGAAGCGGAGACGAAGATTAATGCGTGGCAGAATGCGAAGATAGCGAAAATAAACAACCGGTTTAAGAGAGAGGAAACCGTAATCAACGGTTGGGAAGATAAGCAAGTGCATAAGTCTTCTTCGTGGATGAAACATGTTGAG AGAAACATAgaggaaaagagagaaaaagcgTTGGAAAAGATGCGAAATGACATAGCAAAAGCCCACAGAAAAGCCGAAGAGAAAAGGGCATCTGCTGAGGGCAAAAGAGGCACTAAAATTGCTAGGGTTCTTGAAATAGCCACTTTCATGAGAGCCATGGGACGAGCTCCGTCCAAACGCTCTTTCTTCTGA
- the LOC121748634 gene encoding guanylate kinase 2-like has translation MGEAPAFIADDDVSNGLLLKSKGCETIINMGCNKTFAIGAMGNGSDSSIGVRILDKSTSEWVIPTVFGTKPALSKGHSAIVLDEDRILVIKSNSTSDDCFWFLEVNTAFVREQRARLGTEVVAWSKGVVGEAQIPVVISGPSGVGKGTLIAKLMEEFPMLFGFSVSHTTRAPRDNEQNGFHYHFTERHVMEKDIQDRKFLEFAAVHGNLYGTSVESVEIVTDQGKRCILDIDVQGARSVRASSLEAILVFIRPPSFEQLEKRLRARGTETEEQIQKRLRNAKAEIDQGTSPGLFDHCLINDDLEMCYENLKKLLGLSDGSGKATNLSVPETVHVPLEHTISKIDKKILINCTAPQQEKPANNMFVLDLSSIKGGAPGRTRGLNFYAAGPSLTGTNGFKMAS, from the exons ATG GGGGAAGCTCCAGCTTTCATTGCTGATGATGATGTTTCAAATGGGCTTCTCTTGAAATCCAAGGGCTGCGAAACAATCATCAACATGGGCTGCAATAAAACA TTTGCCATTGGTGCAATGGGAAATGGATCTGATTCCTCCATTGGAGTTCGGATTTTAGATAAATCAACGAGCGAATG GGTGATCCCAACTGTGTTTGGGACGAAGCCTGCCCTGTCAAAGGGACACTCGGCTATAGTCTTGGATGAAGATCGGATTTTGGTCATCAAGAGTAACTCGACCTCAGATGATTGCTTTTGGTTCCTTGAG GTTAACACTGCGTTTGTGAGAGAGCAGAGAGCTCGACTAGGGACTGAAGTGGTTGCTTGGAGTAAAGGTGTGGTGGGAGAGGCTCAAATACCCGTAGTCATAAGTGGTCCTTCGGGAGTTGGTAAGGGCACCCTCATTGCCAAACTGATGGAGGAGTTCCCAATGCTGTTTGGGTTCTCAGTGAGCCACACCACCCGTGCTCCAAGGGACAACGAGCAGAATGGCTTCCACTATCATTTCACGGAGCGTCATGTGATGGAGAAAGATATACAGGATAGAAAGTTCCTAGAGTTTGCAGCGGTTCATGGGAACCTCTATGGAACCAGTGTGGAGTCGGTTGAGATCGTTACCGACCAAGGAAAG AGATGCATTCTCGACATTGATGTTCAAGGGGCTAGATCGGTCAGGGCTAGCTCTCTCGAGGCCATATTGGTCTTTATCCGCCCTCCTTCGTTCGAGCAGCTCGAGAAACGCCTTCGTGCTAG ggGGACTGAGACAGAAGAGCAGATCCAAAAGCGACTGAGAAATGCTAAGGCGGAGATTGATCAGGGAACCTCGCCCGGGCTCTTTGATCATTGCTTGATCAACGATGATCTGGAGATGTGTTACGAGAATCTTAAA AAACTATTAGGCCTAAGTGATGGGAGTGGCAAAGCTACCAATTTATCAG TTCCAGAGACGGTCCATGTGCCTCTGGAACACACCATCTCAAAAATCGACAAGAAGATCCTCATAAACTGCACTGCTCCACAGCAAGAGAAACCGGCTAACAACAT GTTCGTGCTGGACTTATCCTCGATCAAGGGTGGGGCCCCTGGCCGGACGAGGGGTCTAAATTTCTATGCGGCTGGACCATCCTTGACCGGCACCAATGGCTTTAAAATGGCAAGCTAA
- the LOC121748635 gene encoding bromodomain adjacent to zinc finger domain protein 2B-like, whose translation MDRHENEAEGGRESSDSGSEATENSSPDDTSIEDIMPTMLHELHPLLDEDAPQPQMSHANSEASLNEHSQRSSNDGIESADETDIQELEVADDDDDDEADDTEDHTQSVITWTEEDQKNLMEVRNSEIERNRRLERIITRRRNRSMVPEINLSEYKNSEFQIQIAPISTARRNPFDLPQDSGPGSAPSVLSRRRTNPFELPDDLVEEDPNEIADRSRIELRPSLTGRPFLRRRDNFSTRPRSFPRIGKRGGR comes from the coding sequence ATGGATCGCCACGAGAATGAGGCAGAAGGAGGCCGAGAAAGTTCAGACTCAGGGTCCGAGGCGACCGAGAACTCGTCTCCAGATGACACCTCGATTGAGGACATAATGCCAACGATGCTCCACGAGCTCCACCCACTTTTGGATGAGGATGCTCCGCAGCCTCAGATGTCGCATGCCAACTCCGAGGCATCGCTAAATGAGCATTCTCAGCGCTCAAGCAATGATGGCATTGAGTCGGCTGATGAGACGGACATACAAGAATTGGAGGTTgcagatgatgatgacgacgacgaAGCGGACGACACAGAGGATCACACCCAGTCTGTGATCACTTGGACAGAGGAGGATCAGAAAAATCTAATGGAAGTCAGGAATTCGGAGATCGAAAGGAATCGACGGTTGGAGAGGATTATAACGAGGAGAAGGAATCGGAGTATGGTGCCTGAGATCAACTTGTCGGAGTACAAAAACTCTGAATTCCAGATCCAAATCGCTCCGATATCCACAGCAAGACGGAATCCGTTTGATCTCCCTCAAGATTCCGGCCCTGGCTCGGCTCCTTCGGTTCTATCGCGACGGAGAACGAACCCTTTTGAGCTGCCTGACGACTTGGTCGAAGAGGATCCGAATGAAATAGCGGACAGGTCTCGAATAGAGCTTAGGCCGTCGCTAACTGGACGCCCCTTCCTTAGAAGACGCGACAATTTCTCCACTAGGCCTCGATCTTTTCCCCGAATAGGCAAGAGGGGCGGCCGGTGA